From Calidithermus timidus DSM 17022, a single genomic window includes:
- a CDS encoding helix-turn-helix transcriptional regulator, translating to MIGLGDTKLRILEHLRQSPATVAELSERMGISKVAVHRHLEDLSREGLVRGREEKCAGRGRPRQVFSAVDEQTPYVRLCSELLEHIDDLFGRGALLRVLSSRNADLVARLGPMLEGLPLREKLCRLAEYLTEQGYQARCYQQDGYWYLEQNRCPKLALSTEYYEFCQTEQELYQQLLGLPVVREERIASGGRCCRYRIG from the coding sequence ATGATAGGCCTGGGCGACACCAAGCTGAGAATTCTCGAGCACCTGCGGCAATCCCCAGCTACCGTCGCCGAGCTCTCCGAGCGCATGGGCATCAGCAAGGTGGCGGTGCACCGTCACCTCGAGGACCTCAGCCGTGAAGGGCTGGTCAGGGGCCGGGAGGAGAAGTGCGCGGGTCGGGGCCGTCCTCGCCAGGTGTTCAGCGCCGTGGACGAGCAGACCCCGTATGTCCGGCTGTGCAGCGAGTTGCTCGAGCACATCGACGACCTCTTCGGCAGGGGCGCGCTGCTCCGGGTGCTCTCCTCGCGCAACGCCGATCTGGTGGCCCGCCTTGGTCCCATGCTGGAAGGCTTGCCGCTGAGGGAGAAGCTCTGCCGCCTGGCGGAATACCTCACCGAACAGGGCTATCAGGCCAGGTGCTACCAGCAGGATGGCTACTGGTACCTCGAGCAAAACCGCTGCCCAAAACTGGCCCTCTCCACCGAGTACTACGAGTTTTGTCAAACCGAGCAGGAACTCTACCAGCAGCTCCTGGGCCTGCCGGTGGTACGGGAAGAGCGCATCGCGTCGGGCGGGCGCTGTTGTCGCTATCGCATTGGTTGA